From Vulpes vulpes isolate BD-2025 chromosome 7, VulVul3, whole genome shotgun sequence, one genomic window encodes:
- the LRRN3 gene encoding leucine-rich repeat neuronal protein 3 → MKDMPLRIHVLLGLAITTLVQAVDKKADCPQLCTCEIRPWFTPRSIYMEASTVDCNDLGLLNFPARLPADTQILLLQTNNIAKIEYSIDFPVNLTGLDLSQNNLSSVTNINVKKMPQLLSVYLEENKLTELPEKCLSGLSNLQELYINHNLLSTISPGAFIGLHNLLRLHLNSNRLQMINSKWFDALPNLEILMIGENPIIRIKDMNFKPLINLRSLVIAGINLTEIPDNALVGLENLESISFYDNRLIRVPHVALQKAINLKFLDLNKNPINRIRRGDFSNMLHLKELGINNMPELISIDSLAVDNLPDLRKIEATNNPRLSYIHPNAFFRLPKLESLMLNSNALSALYHGTIESLPNLKEISIHSNPIRCDCVIRWINMNKTNIRFMEPDSLFCVDPPEFQGQNVRQVHFREMMEICLPLIAPESFPSNLDLEAGSYVSLHCRATAEPQPEIYWITPSGQKLLPNTLKDKFYVHSEGTLDINDITPSEGGLYTCIATNLVGADLKSVMIKVDGSFPQDNNESLNIKIKDVQANSVLVSWKASSKILKSSVKWTAFVKTENSHAAQSARIPSDVKVYNLTHLNPSTEYKICIDIPTIYQKTRKQCVNVTTKSLDPDQREYEKSNTTTFMACLGGLLGIIGVICLYSCLSQEMNCDGGHSYMRNYLQKPTFTFSELYPPLINLWETGKEKSTALEVKATVIGVPTNMS, encoded by the coding sequence ATGAAGGACATGCCACTCCGAATTCATGTGCTACTTGGCCTAGCTATCACTACACTAGTACAAGCTGTAGATAAAAAAGCGGATTGCCCACAATTATGTACATGTGAAATCAGGCCTTGGTTTACACCCAGATCCATTTATATGGAAGCATCTACTGTGGATTGTAACGATTTAGGTCTTTTAAATTTCCCAGCCAGATTGCCTGCTGACACACAGATTCTGCTCCTACAGACTAACAATATTGCAAAAATTGAATACTCCATAGACTTTCCAGTAAACCTTACCGGCCTGGACTTATCTCAAAACAATTTATCTTCAGTCACCAATATTAATGTAAAAAAGATGCCTCAGCTTCTTTCTGTGTATTTAGAGGAAAACAAACTAACTGAGCTTCCTGAAAAATGTCTGTCTGGACTGAGCAACTTACAAGAACTCTATATTAATCACAACTTGCTTTCTACAATTTCCCCCGGAGCTTTTATTGGCCTACATAATCTTCTTCGACTTCATCTCAATTCAAATAGATTGCAGATGATCAACAGTAAGTGGTTTGACGCTCTTCCCAATCTGGAGATTCTGATGATTGGGGAAAATCCAATCATCAGAATCAAAGACATGAACTTTAAGCCGCTTATCAATCTTCGCAGTCTGGTTATAGCTGGTATAAACCTCACAGAAATACCAGATAATGCCTTGGTTGGACTTGAAAACTTAGAAAGCATCTCTTTTTACGACAACAGGCTTATTAGAGTGCCCCATGTTGCTCTCCAAAAAGCTATAAACCTCAAATTCTTGGATCTAAATAAAAATCCCATTAATAGAATACGGAGAGGTGATTTCAGCAATATGCTACACTTAAAAGAGTTGGGAATAAATAATATGCCTGAGCTGATTTCCATCGACAGTCTTGCTGTGGATAACCTGCCAGATCTAAGAAAAATAGAAGCTACAAACAACCCAAGGTTGTCTTACATTCACCCAAATGCATTTTTCAGACTACCCAAGCTGGAATCACTCATGCTGAACAGCAATGCCCTTAGTGCCCTGTACCATGGTACAATTGAGTCTCTGCCAAACCTCAAGGAGATCAGCATACATAGCAATCCCATCAGGTGTGATTGCGTCATCCGTTGGATTAATATGAACAAAACCAACATTCGATTTATGGAGCCAGACTCACTATTTTGCGTGGACCCACCTGAATTTCAAGGCCAAAATGTTCGGCAGGTGCATTTCAGGGAAATGATGGAAATCTGTCTCCCTCTTATAGCTCCTGAGAGCTTTCCTTCTAATCTGGATTTAGAAGCTGGGAGCTATGTTTCCCTGCATTGTAGAGCTACTGCAGAGCCACAGCCTGAAATCTACTGGATAACACCTTCTGGCCAAAAACTCTTACCTAATACTCTGAAAGACAAGTTCTATGTACATTCTGAAGGCACACTAGATATAAATGACATAACCCCATCAGAAGGGGGCCTATATACTTGCATAGCAACTAACCTGGTTGGTGCTGACTTGAAGTCTGTTATGATCAAAGTGGATGGTTCTTTTCCCCAGGATAACAATGAatccttaaatattaaaataaaagatgttcaGGCCAATTCAGTTCTGGTGTCTTGGAAAGCAAGCTCTAAAATTCTCAAATCCAGTGTTAAGTGGACAGCCTTTGTCAAGACTGAAAATTCCCATGCTGCCCAAAGTGCTCGAATACCATCTGATGTCAAGGTATATAATCTTACTCACCTGAACCCATCAACTGAGTATAAAATTTGTATTGATATCCCCACCATCTatcaaaaaaccagaaaacaatgtGTAAACGTCACCACAAAAAGTTTGGACCCTGATCAAAGAGAATATGAAAAGAGTAACACCACAACCTTTATGGCCTGCCTTGGAGGTTTACTAGGGATTATTGGTGTGATATGTCTTTACAGTTGCCTCTCTCAAGAAATGAACTGTGATGGTGGACATAGCTATATGAGGAATTACTTACAGAAACCAACCTTCACATTTAGTGAGCTTTATCCTCCTCTAATCAACCTCTGGgaaacaggcaaagaaaaaagTACAGCATTGGAAGTGAAAGCAACTGTTATAGGAGTGCCAACAAATATGTCCTAA